A single region of the Alphaproteobacteria bacterium genome encodes:
- a CDS encoding AAA family ATPase has product MKPHEIPSLSNAKRIYVLGCAGSGKSTTARKLHKILKLPVAHLDVEYWKPGWVEPTDAEWRIHLKKLVSQKTWIMDGSHVSRADITFPEADIIIFLNVPRYKCLWRVIKRRIVHRKTPRSDIPVHCPERLTWKFLKWIWNYDQTKTQRIFKAVEVYSHDHKFFVIKNNSELHDLLSN; this is encoded by the coding sequence ATGAAACCCCACGAAATACCCAGTTTATCCAATGCAAAACGCATTTATGTCCTAGGATGTGCGGGAAGCGGAAAGTCAACAACAGCCCGCAAACTTCACAAAATTCTTAAATTACCTGTTGCCCACCTAGATGTAGAGTACTGGAAGCCTGGGTGGGTTGAACCAACAGATGCAGAATGGCGTATCCACTTGAAAAAACTCGTATCTCAAAAAACATGGATCATGGACGGCAGTCATGTCTCAAGGGCCGATATTACGTTTCCCGAGGCAGATATTATTATCTTCCTGAATGTGCCACGATATAAATGCCTATGGCGCGTCATTAAGCGCAGAATTGTCCACCGGAAAACCCCACGCTCAGATATCCCAGTACATTGCCCCGAAAGGCTTACCTGGAAATTTCTAAAGTGGATCTGGAACTATGACCAAACGAAGACTCAAAGAATATTCAAAGCAGTAGAAGTGTATTCCCACGACCATAAGTTCTTCGTCATCAAAAACAATTCTGAGCTCCACGATTTGCTGTCCAACTGA
- a CDS encoding GNAT family N-acetyltransferase, giving the protein MTAITVRPANSKDIDGIVKAHIAGWQSTYEDYIDSAILKRMTFAKLRPFREKILEKGTQQCFVAMAQDKVVGFIDVGPARDLKHLAPGELYAIYILVSYQRQNIGKTLMDAGKDWFKNHNYSSFYTLALEENAKAQKFYESQGGIRSEVTLNPKIGRKVHTELCYLWKDF; this is encoded by the coding sequence ATGACAGCGATCACTGTTCGTCCAGCTAATTCTAAAGATATTGACGGTATTGTTAAGGCTCATATAGCTGGTTGGCAATCGACATACGAAGATTATATAGACTCTGCAATTCTGAAACGAATGACTTTTGCAAAGCTACGCCCTTTCCGAGAAAAGATTCTCGAAAAAGGGACCCAACAATGTTTTGTGGCTATGGCTCAAGATAAAGTTGTTGGCTTTATAGATGTCGGTCCTGCAAGAGACTTAAAACACCTTGCCCCAGGTGAGCTTTATGCCATCTATATCCTTGTTTCTTACCAAAGACAAAACATCGGGAAAACCTTAATGGATGCCGGGAAAGACTGGTTTAAAAATCATAATTATTCAAGTTTTTACACTTTAGCCTTAGAAGAGAACGCAAAGGCTCAGAAATTTTATGAGTCCCAAGGAGGGATTCGTTCTGAGGTTACTTTAAATCCAAAAATAGGAAGGAAAGTGCATACAGAACTTTGCTACCTGTGGAAGGATTTTTAA
- the rmuC gene encoding DNA recombination protein RmuC: MDLFLGNILLTIGIITILLLAGAYFWQQRYFSKQTAELREKLLEESRSKFEAEAKTTQFQENQKHLSDTFRALSADALQKNNQSFMDLAKTTLEKFQTQAQSDLKLRQNSISEMMTPMKESLKNVDTKIQDLEKARVGAYAGLKQQVHDLLLSQKELRSETSNLVKALRTPHVRGRWGEMQLRRVVEMAGMQAHCDFVEQVTVHDEDKRLRPDMVVNMPGGKKIIIDAKAPLSAYLEAIEADDDGVRLQAMKNHVRQIRTHITALSSRAYWDQFEESPEFVVLFLPGEPFFSAALEQDPTLIEVGVEQRVIIATPTTLISLLRAASYGWRQERLEDNAREISELGKELYKRLSDMGNHMGRLGRSLGGAVESYNQTVGTMERRVLVSARKFKDLGATAESNSIDDIPTLTNTPRTLEAPEVTEQPKPKLEKASGD, encoded by the coding sequence ATGGACCTATTTTTGGGGAATATTCTTCTAACTATCGGAATTATAACGATACTTTTATTGGCTGGGGCCTATTTTTGGCAACAGCGGTATTTTTCTAAACAGACAGCGGAACTGAGGGAAAAATTGCTCGAAGAGTCTCGCTCAAAATTTGAAGCAGAAGCAAAAACAACTCAATTTCAAGAAAACCAAAAGCATCTAAGCGACACTTTCCGGGCCCTTTCAGCTGACGCGCTACAAAAAAACAATCAATCTTTTATGGATTTGGCGAAAACCACCCTGGAAAAATTTCAAACCCAAGCCCAATCAGATTTGAAGCTACGTCAAAACTCCATCAGCGAAATGATGACGCCCATGAAAGAAAGCCTCAAGAATGTGGATACCAAGATTCAAGATCTGGAAAAAGCTCGAGTAGGGGCCTACGCAGGCCTTAAGCAACAGGTACATGATCTTCTGTTAAGCCAAAAAGAATTACGTTCTGAGACTTCTAATCTCGTAAAGGCCCTCCGTACGCCTCATGTCCGAGGCCGCTGGGGAGAGATGCAGCTACGTCGAGTCGTTGAAATGGCTGGCATGCAAGCCCATTGTGACTTTGTGGAACAGGTTACAGTACATGATGAGGACAAACGCCTCCGCCCCGATATGGTAGTCAATATGCCCGGCGGCAAAAAGATAATCATCGATGCAAAGGCTCCTCTATCAGCGTACCTTGAGGCCATTGAAGCCGATGATGATGGAGTACGTCTTCAGGCCATGAAAAATCATGTGCGTCAAATTCGAACGCACATTACCGCCCTCAGTTCGCGAGCCTATTGGGATCAGTTTGAGGAAAGTCCTGAGTTTGTGGTGCTCTTTCTGCCCGGTGAACCCTTCTTCAGTGCAGCTCTGGAACAGGACCCTACCCTTATTGAGGTAGGCGTAGAGCAACGGGTAATTATTGCGACGCCCACAACATTGATAAGTCTTTTGCGCGCGGCCTCTTATGGCTGGCGCCAAGAACGCCTTGAAGACAATGCCCGGGAAATAAGCGAACTGGGCAAAGAACTTTATAAGCGCCTTTCCGATATGGGAAATCATATGGGTCGTCTGGGTCGCAGTCTCGGCGGCGCCGTCGAATCCTATAACCAAACCGTTGGCACCATGGAACGGCGCGTCCTGGTCAGCGCCCGGAAATTCAAAGATTTAGGCGCCACGGCAGAATCTAACTCTATAGACGATATTCCAACGCTGACAAATACGCCACGGACTTTGGAAGCACCGGAAGTTACAGAGCAACCAAAGCCCAAACTGGAGAAAGCCTCTGGTGACTAA
- a CDS encoding nucleoside:proton symporter produces MVFLQACLGITTIFTFCWLISEKRKQVDIKAALIGLAVQVLVAVIISEVGFIRAAFFWLGDLVLVLKEATLQGTSFVFGYIGGGEHPFNLREDGANTFSLTFQALPMVFVVSALSMLLFYWGILPAVVRGLSWALRRTLNIGGALGVCAAAKVFLGQMEAPLLIRPYMKSLSRSELFTVMTLGMATTSGTVMALYATILETVIPNVLAHIITASIISIPAAITISRILVPQVGEPTSGKLVMPYEFNNSMDALSKGTVDGIRLFINIVAMLIVFVALVALVNKVLGCLPQVYGEDINLQRILGTVLAPITWLMGIPWEEAKVAASLLGTKTILNEIYAFVELSRLPEGAITSHTRLIMLYALCGFANLSSLGIQIGGLGVIAPERRNDVISLGFKAILAGSLSTILSGTIIGLLAVFH; encoded by the coding sequence ATGGTTTTTCTTCAAGCGTGTCTCGGAATCACGACCATATTTACATTTTGCTGGCTTATCAGTGAAAAAAGAAAGCAAGTTGATATAAAAGCTGCTCTCATCGGATTGGCGGTGCAAGTTTTGGTTGCAGTAATCATTTCTGAGGTGGGCTTTATAAGAGCAGCATTTTTTTGGCTAGGCGATCTAGTTTTGGTTTTAAAAGAGGCGACACTCCAAGGAACCAGCTTCGTGTTTGGCTATATTGGCGGGGGGGAACATCCCTTTAATTTGAGAGAAGACGGTGCCAACACCTTTAGCCTTACTTTTCAGGCACTTCCCATGGTCTTTGTTGTCAGTGCTCTCTCCATGCTTTTGTTCTATTGGGGGATTTTGCCGGCTGTCGTGAGAGGGCTCTCGTGGGCTCTTCGAAGGACTCTCAATATCGGGGGCGCGTTGGGCGTTTGTGCTGCCGCAAAAGTATTCCTAGGACAAATGGAAGCGCCGCTTCTTATCCGCCCCTACATGAAAAGTCTTTCCAGGAGTGAGCTTTTTACGGTCATGACCCTTGGCATGGCAACCACATCTGGAACCGTTATGGCTCTCTATGCGACCATCCTAGAAACCGTCATTCCAAATGTGCTGGCTCATATTATCACGGCTTCAATCATCAGTATTCCAGCGGCCATTACGATTTCTAGGATTTTGGTTCCCCAAGTAGGCGAGCCAACCTCAGGAAAGCTGGTCATGCCTTATGAATTCAATAATTCCATGGATGCCCTGTCCAAAGGAACGGTAGATGGTATTCGCCTCTTCATTAACATTGTGGCTATGTTAATTGTCTTTGTGGCATTGGTAGCTTTGGTAAACAAAGTATTGGGATGTTTGCCTCAAGTCTATGGTGAAGATATAAACCTACAAAGAATTCTAGGAACTGTCTTAGCCCCTATTACTTGGCTTATGGGGATTCCGTGGGAAGAAGCCAAAGTGGCCGCCAGTCTTTTGGGCACCAAAACAATTTTGAATGAAATATACGCATTCGTAGAGCTTTCTCGACTTCCCGAAGGAGCTATTACCTCTCATACGCGTCTTATCATGCTGTATGCCCTTTGCGGTTTTGCCAACTTGTCCAGTTTAGGGATACAGATTGGGGGCTTGGGGGTCATAGCACCTGAAAGACGGAACGATGTCATTTCTCTGGGATTTAAGGCAATCTTGGCAGGTTCCTTGTCCACCATACTCAGTGGAACAATTATCGGGCTTCTTGCCGTATTTCATTAA
- a CDS encoding UvrD-helicase domain-containing protein, protein MAVPQEVEGTPYIQDLNDAQKLAVETTEGPLLVLAGAGTGKTRVLTTRLSHILFLQKAWASQVLAVTFTNKAAHEMRERISRILGRGVEGLWLGTFHSICTRILRRHAELLGLHPSFTILDTDDQLRLIKQILQASNIDDKKTPARGYLGAISRWKDKGLRPNQVSTPELGHNSLPRVLEIYVQYQERLKTLNAVDFGDLLLHCITLFLENPDILETYQDQFQYILVDEYQDTNVAQYLWLRLLAKKTHNICCVGDDDQSIYGWRGAEVGNILKFEKDFPGAKIVRLEQNYRSTTQILGAASGLISQNKGRLGKTLWTDVKEGEPVLIKCLWDGQEEARWVGEEIEAMHVKKHALSEMAILVRAGFQTREFEERFLTLGVPYRVVGGLRFYERMEIRDALAYLRIVTHRQDSLALERIINTPKRGIGPTTVKSLHEVARDMGISLSEAAHHACRTGLVKGKTGETLSRLLQDIDRWRSLLDSQEHTEVAKIILDESGYTNMWKTDKSPDAPGRLENLKELIAALGEFENLPGFLEHISLVMDSVTSTQDDMVTIMTVHSAKGLEFETVFLAGWEEGIFPHQKAMNESGIAGLEEERRLAYVGLTRAKKRAIITCASRRRMYNQWQTSLPSRFLKEIPEEFSLMENVQTQYSPMSESWGSTTEDYVPKPKFKSVSRKLSAPAADSRVGERVFHQKFGYGKIMRVEGEYVSVNFEAAGIKKVVSQFLEKT, encoded by the coding sequence ATGGCCGTGCCGCAAGAAGTTGAAGGAACTCCTTATATCCAAGACCTAAATGATGCACAGAAGCTGGCGGTGGAAACCACCGAGGGGCCTCTGTTGGTTTTAGCGGGCGCTGGAACTGGCAAAACCCGCGTTCTCACCACACGGCTTTCCCATATTCTTTTTCTTCAAAAAGCCTGGGCTTCTCAAGTTCTCGCCGTTACCTTCACCAACAAAGCCGCCCACGAGATGCGGGAACGTATTAGCCGAATTCTGGGGCGTGGTGTAGAAGGCTTGTGGCTTGGCACCTTTCATTCCATTTGTACGCGCATACTAAGGCGCCATGCCGAGCTTTTAGGGTTACATCCTTCTTTTACCATCCTGGATACGGATGATCAGTTACGGCTGATAAAACAGATTCTTCAAGCCTCAAATATTGATGATAAGAAAACGCCAGCCCGAGGGTACCTGGGGGCCATTAGCCGTTGGAAAGATAAAGGCCTGCGCCCCAATCAAGTTTCAACACCAGAGCTGGGCCATAATTCTCTTCCGCGTGTTCTTGAAATCTATGTCCAATACCAAGAGCGTTTAAAAACTCTGAATGCCGTAGATTTTGGAGACTTGCTTCTCCACTGTATAACGCTTTTTCTCGAAAATCCTGACATCTTGGAAACCTATCAAGATCAATTCCAATATATACTGGTGGATGAGTATCAAGATACGAACGTTGCCCAATATCTTTGGCTAAGACTTTTGGCTAAAAAAACACACAATATTTGCTGCGTCGGAGACGACGATCAATCAATATATGGTTGGCGTGGAGCAGAAGTAGGCAACATATTGAAATTTGAGAAGGATTTTCCAGGGGCAAAGATTGTTCGACTTGAACAAAATTATAGGTCAACTACACAGATTTTAGGGGCGGCCTCGGGACTCATTTCTCAGAATAAGGGGCGCTTGGGGAAAACCCTTTGGACAGATGTAAAAGAAGGTGAGCCAGTTCTTATTAAATGCTTGTGGGATGGACAAGAAGAAGCCCGGTGGGTGGGTGAAGAAATTGAGGCCATGCATGTAAAGAAGCATGCGCTTTCTGAAATGGCTATCTTAGTGCGTGCAGGATTCCAGACCCGTGAGTTTGAAGAGCGGTTTTTGACGTTGGGTGTCCCTTATAGGGTTGTGGGAGGCCTCCGCTTTTATGAGCGCATGGAAATTAGAGATGCCCTCGCCTATTTGCGGATCGTGACCCATCGCCAGGATAGCCTTGCCTTAGAGCGTATTATTAACACTCCAAAACGTGGCATTGGCCCTACGACGGTCAAGTCTCTCCATGAGGTTGCCCGGGATATGGGTATAAGCTTGTCAGAAGCCGCTCATCATGCTTGCAGAACCGGCCTAGTCAAGGGAAAAACCGGCGAAACTTTATCCCGATTGCTGCAGGATATAGATCGTTGGCGGAGTCTTTTGGACTCACAGGAACATACAGAGGTTGCGAAGATCATCCTCGATGAGTCTGGCTATACCAATATGTGGAAAACCGATAAGTCCCCTGATGCACCTGGACGCTTGGAAAACCTTAAAGAACTTATCGCAGCCTTGGGCGAGTTTGAGAATTTGCCAGGGTTTCTCGAGCACATCAGTCTGGTTATGGACAGTGTTACGAGCACACAAGATGACATGGTGACCATTATGACGGTCCACAGTGCCAAAGGTCTTGAATTTGAGACAGTCTTCCTGGCAGGCTGGGAAGAAGGGATCTTTCCCCATCAAAAGGCCATGAATGAATCAGGCATAGCTGGACTTGAAGAAGAGCGCCGTCTGGCCTATGTGGGCCTAACCAGGGCAAAAAAACGGGCCATTATAACCTGTGCGTCCCGGCGTCGCATGTATAATCAATGGCAAACCAGCCTCCCCTCCCGCTTTCTGAAAGAAATTCCAGAAGAATTTTCCTTGATGGAAAATGTTCAAACCCAGTACTCGCCTATGTCAGAGAGCTGGGGATCGACAACAGAGGACTATGTTCCAAAACCGAAGTTTAAGAGTGTAAGTCGTAAACTTTCAGCCCCAGCAGCGGACAGTCGGGTGGGTGAACGTGTTTTCCATCAAAAGTTTGGCTATGGGAAAATTATGCGTGTTGAAGGTGAATATGTCTCCGTTAACTTTGAAGCTGCGGGGATCAAGAAAGTTGTTTCCCAGTTTCTGGAAAAAACATGA
- a CDS encoding methyltransferase yields the protein MSLLQLTFELLAENHNHIEQVLEPHIISISSFEIPETLNIWSLDAFFQEPSKGQILEILEAESISDFTVKVVPDVNWLQESYKSFPPLTIGDYFIYGSHYEGDLPNDKLAIILNAATAFGSGEHPTTAGCLQFLSNLKDEIKVERPLDMGCGSGILAIAIAKAWSSKVIACDIDPESVRMTEQNAVENDVENLIQTFESNGYDNPLLREEAPFDLIVSNILAKPLIEMASGLSASLAPNGLAILSGLLESQMKGVTAAHEAEGVMLVESIFKEGWATLLMKQT from the coding sequence ATGAGTCTTTTACAGCTGACTTTTGAACTTCTAGCCGAAAATCACAACCATATTGAACAAGTCCTCGAACCCCATATTATATCAATATCTAGTTTCGAAATTCCAGAGACCCTCAACATATGGTCTCTAGATGCCTTTTTTCAGGAACCTTCCAAGGGCCAGATTTTAGAAATTTTGGAGGCTGAATCCATTTCAGACTTCACCGTAAAAGTTGTACCGGATGTTAATTGGCTCCAGGAATCCTATAAAAGCTTTCCGCCCCTGACCATTGGAGATTATTTCATCTATGGATCCCACTATGAAGGGGATCTACCAAATGACAAACTTGCAATTATCTTGAATGCAGCCACTGCTTTTGGATCGGGAGAGCATCCAACAACAGCGGGTTGCCTCCAGTTTTTAAGTAATCTGAAAGACGAGATAAAAGTCGAAAGGCCTTTAGATATGGGTTGTGGCTCGGGAATTTTAGCCATAGCTATAGCGAAAGCTTGGAGCTCTAAGGTAATTGCGTGTGATATAGATCCCGAATCCGTCCGCATGACAGAGCAAAATGCCGTCGAGAATGATGTGGAAAATCTGATCCAGACTTTTGAAAGCAACGGCTATGACAATCCCCTTCTCCGAGAGGAGGCACCCTTTGACTTGATTGTTTCAAATATTTTGGCAAAGCCGCTCATAGAAATGGCTTCGGGGCTTTCAGCCAGTTTGGCACCAAACGGATTAGCCATATTGTCTGGCTTGTTAGAATCTCAGATGAAAGGTGTCACGGCTGCCCATGAGGCAGAGGGAGTAATGTTGGTTGAATCCATCTTCAAAGAGGGTTGGGCGACTCTTCTTATGAAACAGACTTAA
- a CDS encoding thymidine kinase, protein MAKLHFYYSAMNAGKTTVLLQSSYNYNERGMETIMFIPILDDRYEVGTITSRIGLDSKAVPFGKDFDFFDYVSEQCQTRSIKCVLVDEAQFLSKDQVHQLTDIVDTFGMPILTYGLRTDFKGETFEGSHYLLALAEDITEIKTICHCGRKATMNMRVSESGKKVQEGAQVEVGGNELYVATCRKHFKEGDSGPMLKHSKPPLKSVS, encoded by the coding sequence ATGGCAAAATTACACTTTTATTATTCGGCAATGAACGCAGGAAAAACCACAGTTCTCCTTCAATCTAGCTATAACTATAATGAACGCGGCATGGAAACAATTATGTTTATCCCTATATTAGATGATCGATATGAAGTCGGCACCATTACATCTAGGATTGGTCTGGATTCAAAAGCGGTCCCCTTTGGTAAAGATTTTGATTTCTTTGACTACGTATCTGAACAGTGCCAAACACGATCCATTAAGTGTGTTCTTGTAGACGAGGCCCAGTTCCTTAGCAAAGATCAAGTCCATCAGTTAACAGATATCGTAGATACTTTTGGCATGCCTATTCTCACTTATGGACTCCGAACCGACTTTAAAGGCGAGACTTTTGAGGGAAGCCATTACTTATTGGCCCTTGCAGAAGATATTACAGAAATCAAAACCATCTGTCATTGTGGACGCAAAGCCACCATGAACATGCGTGTCAGTGAATCTGGTAAAAAGGTTCAAGAAGGCGCCCAAGTGGAAGTAGGGGGGAATGAACTCTATGTGGCCACATGTCGCAAACATTTTAAGGAAGGGGATTCAGGCCCCATGCTCAAGCACAGTAAACCACCCCTTAAGTCTGTTTCATAA
- a CDS encoding DNA-3-methyladenine glycosylase I: protein MSSYCQIAQNDPLHGPYHDKEYGFPITDDSVLFERLCLEIFQAGLSWSTILKKRQNFFEAFQGFDPGVVAKFGGGDMDRLMQDAGIIRNRLKIEATIKNARTILDLAKTHGSFSNWLLTNHPLSKDEWVKLFKKTFFFTGPEIVGEFLMSLGYLPGAHASNCPVYKEIIVLMPPWKRASKTA, encoded by the coding sequence ATGTCTTCCTATTGCCAAATTGCCCAGAACGATCCACTTCATGGCCCTTATCACGATAAGGAGTACGGATTCCCCATCACTGACGATTCGGTTCTATTTGAGCGCCTTTGTCTAGAAATCTTCCAAGCAGGCCTTTCCTGGAGCACCATTCTTAAAAAACGTCAGAATTTCTTTGAGGCCTTTCAGGGCTTTGATCCCGGGGTCGTGGCTAAATTTGGAGGAGGGGACATGGATAGGCTTATGCAGGATGCTGGCATTATCCGGAATCGCCTCAAAATTGAAGCAACCATCAAGAACGCCCGAACGATCCTGGATTTGGCGAAGACTCATGGTTCTTTTTCTAATTGGCTTTTGACCAATCATCCCCTCTCAAAAGACGAATGGGTGAAGCTTTTTAAAAAGACATTTTTCTTTACCGGCCCCGAAATTGTGGGAGAATTCTTGATGAGTTTAGGCTATCTTCCTGGGGCCCATGCCTCTAACTGCCCCGTTTACAAAGAAATTATCGTCCTAATGCCACCATGGAAAAGGGCATCCAAAACAGCATAA
- a CDS encoding DUF1467 family protein, producing MNIVTGIVVYQMLWWLTFFMVLPWGIQVEEKPTPGFADSAPKKPQLKLKLLITTLVSAVAWFCVYFIIESDIISFRN from the coding sequence GTGAATATCGTAACTGGCATCGTCGTCTATCAAATGCTTTGGTGGCTTACCTTTTTCATGGTGCTCCCCTGGGGCATTCAAGTTGAAGAAAAGCCCACACCTGGGTTTGCTGACAGTGCTCCCAAAAAGCCGCAACTTAAGTTGAAGCTATTGATCACCACGCTTGTCTCAGCCGTCGCTTGGTTCTGTGTCTACTTCATCATTGAATCTGATATCATCTCATTCCGGAACTGA
- the mce gene encoding methylmalonyl-CoA epimerase, giving the protein MSRRIDHIAIAVPDLKEALRIYQESFQGTASEPKELPDHGVRVAFLEYENTKIEFLEPLGDTSPLSNFLQRHPQGGLHHICFVEPDLAKTVASLQETGKEVLGDGESKIGAQGNPVLFLHPKDFCGVLVELEEKTPK; this is encoded by the coding sequence ATGTCCAGACGCATTGACCATATCGCCATCGCAGTGCCCGATCTCAAAGAAGCCCTCCGAATATACCAAGAAAGCTTTCAAGGCACGGCCTCTGAGCCAAAAGAGCTGCCCGATCATGGCGTCCGCGTGGCCTTTCTGGAATATGAGAATACCAAAATCGAATTCTTGGAACCACTAGGAGACACATCGCCCCTCAGTAACTTTCTCCAACGCCATCCTCAAGGAGGCTTGCATCACATTTGCTTTGTAGAACCAGATCTTGCAAAAACGGTAGCCTCTCTTCAGGAAACCGGCAAGGAAGTACTGGGTGACGGGGAATCTAAGATTGGCGCCCAGGGCAACCCCGTTCTCTTTCTTCATCCGAAAGACTTTTGCGGTGTTTTGGTCGAGTTAGAGGAAAAGACTCCCAAATAA
- a CDS encoding ribonuclease J — protein sequence MTEFNPSPKDFLFVPLGGCNEIGMNLNLYGYDGKWLMVDLGVTFGEALGVEVFTPDPEFIIDRKDDLAGLLLTHAHEDHIGAVPYLWKYLQCPIYATPFTVDLVRRKLDDVGLLKKAKIIEIPLSGTVDIGPFNINLITLTHSIPEPNGVAIKTPLGTVLHTGDWKLDPDPIIGSQPDEKALRKLGKEGVLAMVCDSTNVFEPDNSGSEGEVQEGLIDVMGRYKDSMIVVASFASNVARLESIATAAQKLGRKVTLVGRSLDRMNYAARSLGYLKNVAPFISHQEAQSVPRDKLVLISTGSQGESRAALNRIAHQQHRSFHIEHGDVVIFSSRIIPGNEKRISALMNTLVRLGAEIVVQNKLLGKTKIHVSGHPARDELREMYEWIKPKVAIPVHGEPRHLREHARFAEECGIKNAIVPCNGSVVKLAPGETKIIDQVTAGQLALDGSVLVSSNSLVLRERKRMSVHGTAVVTLVFDRQEELAEDPQITLHGVISETETEERAKRLYTDIVREISRSLDELPPHKRERDSAIEEATRVALRRAVNQRLGKKPLTEVHVVRIN from the coding sequence GGCTGATGGTCGATTTGGGCGTTACCTTTGGAGAAGCCCTGGGCGTCGAAGTCTTTACGCCAGATCCAGAGTTTATCATCGATCGAAAAGATGATCTGGCCGGGCTGTTATTAACCCATGCCCACGAAGATCACATTGGCGCCGTTCCTTATTTGTGGAAGTATCTCCAGTGTCCCATCTATGCAACGCCATTCACGGTGGATCTTGTCCGCAGAAAACTTGATGATGTTGGCCTCTTGAAAAAGGCAAAAATTATCGAAATACCCTTATCCGGAACTGTCGATATCGGGCCCTTTAATATCAATCTAATTACTTTGACTCACTCTATTCCAGAGCCCAATGGCGTTGCCATCAAAACCCCACTGGGAACCGTGCTTCATACGGGTGATTGGAAACTTGATCCAGATCCTATCATCGGCTCACAGCCCGATGAAAAAGCCCTACGCAAACTTGGCAAAGAGGGCGTCTTGGCCATGGTCTGTGATTCAACCAATGTATTTGAGCCAGATAATTCGGGCTCAGAGGGCGAAGTGCAAGAAGGACTCATAGACGTCATGGGACGCTACAAAGACTCTATGATTGTGGTTGCGTCCTTTGCCTCTAACGTGGCCCGCCTAGAAAGCATTGCCACAGCAGCCCAAAAACTGGGCCGTAAGGTGACGCTCGTGGGACGCTCCCTTGACAGAATGAACTATGCCGCACGCTCTTTGGGCTATCTGAAAAATGTTGCCCCCTTTATCTCTCACCAAGAAGCACAAAGCGTGCCAAGAGATAAGCTGGTTCTTATTTCAACAGGCAGCCAAGGAGAGTCCCGGGCCGCTTTAAATCGCATAGCCCATCAGCAACACCGATCGTTTCATATTGAACATGGCGATGTGGTTATATTTTCCTCTCGCATCATCCCTGGCAACGAAAAACGCATCTCTGCCCTTATGAACACGCTGGTTCGTTTGGGGGCTGAAATTGTGGTTCAAAATAAGCTGCTGGGCAAAACGAAAATCCACGTCTCCGGTCATCCGGCTCGAGATGAATTGCGCGAAATGTACGAATGGATCAAACCAAAGGTTGCCATCCCAGTCCATGGAGAACCCCGCCACTTGCGAGAGCATGCCCGTTTTGCGGAAGAATGCGGCATCAAAAATGCCATCGTTCCCTGCAATGGATCCGTGGTGAAACTAGCCCCTGGTGAAACCAAAATCATTGATCAAGTGACAGCTGGACAACTGGCCTTAGATGGCAGCGTTCTGGTGTCATCCAATAGCCTGGTCCTCCGAGAACGAAAGCGTATGTCGGTCCACGGCACCGCCGTTGTCACCCTTGTGTTCGACCGCCAAGAAGAACTAGCTGAAGATCCCCAGATCACCCTCCATGGTGTTATCAGTGAAACGGAGACAGAAGAAAGGGCTAAACGCCTCTATACAGACATTGTACGAGAAATTTCTAGAAGCTTAGACGAACTGCCGCCCCATAAAAGGGAAAGGGACTCAGCCATAGAAGAAGCCACGCGCGTTGCCTTACGACGGGCCGTCAACCAACGCCTGGGCAAAAAGCCCCTCACCGAAGTCCACGTTGTGCGCATAAACTAA